The DNA segment CAAAAGCTGGGCATATAATTTTTGATAAAAATGATATTACTAAATGTGAAGCACACGATATTGTAGCTCTTGGGATGTCACACTCTCCTGAGGGAAGAAGAGTATTTGGAACGTTAAGCGTCCAAGAGAATCTAATGATGGGTGCTTATACTTTAAAAAGCCATGATAAGGAGACTTTAGAGTGGATATATGATATTTTACCAAGACTTAAAGAAAGGAGAAAGCAATTAGCAGGAACTCTTTCAGGTGGTGAGCAACAAATGCTAGCTATTGGAAGAGCGATTATGAGTAAACCTAAATTACTTATTTTGGATGAGCCCTCACTTGGACTTGCTCCAATTTTGGTTAAGGCGATATTTAAAGCAGTTAAAGAGATTGCTTTAAGTGGTGTTACTGTGTTATTAGTTGAACAAAATGCAAAAGCTGCACTAAAACTAGCAGATAGAGCATATGTTTTAGAAGTTGGAAAAATTACCCATCAAGGAACATCTGAAGAGTTGTTAAATTCAAAAACAATTCAAGAGGCATATTTGGGTAAAAAACATTAATCAAAAGAAGAAAAATATCAAGTAGCAAGAGGGGTTTTACTTGGCGGTGTTCCCCTCTAAAGCACATTTGAAAGCGTGCGCTTTAGGCTACTTAAAATTTTATTAAACCTCAATAAATTTTAAGGACAGTGTATGAAAAATGAAGAAACTATTATTCAATCTGCAATACAATTAGCAGAAAAATGGCAAAATAGAGCAACAGAACTTGTAAGCGATTTTGATAGAGAATTTTATGTAAAAATGAACAAAATGTTAGAGCATCCAAAGGATAAAGCTCTTTTAATAGAATTAATGGATCAATGTTTTAGATGTGATTCAAATGCTAGAGTGGCTGATCAAATCTGCTTTTTATTAGAAAAACATGGAATGGCACACTTCTTTACAACAAAAGATAGAATGCTTTTATGGTTATTCCAAAATGTAGGTAAATTTTTACCAAACCTTTCTGTTCCTATGTTTATAAGTCAAATTAGAGAAGATACTAAAACAGTTGTAATAAAAGGTGAAAAAGAGATTTTTAATAAACACCTAGTTATGAGAAAAAAAGAAGGAACAAGGGTTAATATTAACCTTATTGGTGAAGTAGTTCTTGGAGAAGAAGAGGCTAGTGAGAGAATTGAAAAATATTTAGATGCCCTATCTAATCCAAATATTGACTACATTTCAATTAAAATTTCAACAATCTATTCACAAATAAATGCACTAAATTTTGACAATACTGTTAATGTTTTAGTTGACAAATTAAGTAAAATCTACGCTCAAGCAAAAAAATATCCTTATATCGCACCAGATGGAACAAAATCAAACAAATTTATAAATCTTGATATGGAAGAGTATAGAGATTTAGCTATTACTGTTGCAGTATTCAAAAAAACATTAGAGAAAGAGGAGTTCAAAGATTTCTACGCAGGAATTGTTCTTCAAGCTTATCTTCCAGACTCATACAATTGGCAAAAAGATTTAAGAGAGTGGGCTAAAGAAAGAGTAGAAAATGGTGGTGCACCTATTAAATTTAGACTTGTAAAAGGTGCTAAT comes from the Halarcobacter ebronensis genome and includes:
- a CDS encoding ABC transporter ATP-binding protein — protein: MVNNEILLDIKDLEVSYGAIAAIKGISLHVKKGEVVTILGANGAGKTTTLRTISGLLKAKAGHIIFDKNDITKCEAHDIVALGMSHSPEGRRVFGTLSVQENLMMGAYTLKSHDKETLEWIYDILPRLKERRKQLAGTLSGGEQQMLAIGRAIMSKPKLLILDEPSLGLAPILVKAIFKAVKEIALSGVTVLLVEQNAKAALKLADRAYVLEVGKITHQGTSEELLNSKTIQEAYLGKKH